CCCCCTGCAGTGCTCTTAAGAAAGAGGTACGATGACCGCACAGCATGAGCACGGCATGAGGATCAAAGAAGGGAGGACCACCCTCGAGGGTATCCTCGGCCTCCCGCCTGGCCCACGTGGCCTTGTGATCTTTGCACATGGAAGCGGCAGCGGGCGATTGAGCCCTCGCAACAACTTCGTCGCCCGCCACCTCCAACAAGACGGCTTTGCCACGTTGCTACTGGACCTCTTGACCGAAGAAGAAGCGGATGACCCGCGCAAGGTGTTCGATATCGATCTGCTGGCTGTTCGGCTATTGCTGGCGAAAAACTGGGTGGAGACGGAGGAGCGAACGAGGAGTCTCACAATCGGCTATTTCGGTGCCAGCACCGGGGCCGGAGCAGCGCTGCAAGCTGCCGCGCGCGAGCCGGCTCACATCAAGGCTATCGTGTCACGAGGCGGACGACCGGACCTAGCGGAACCTTATCTGCCGTCGGTCACGGCTTCCACCTTATTGATCGTCGGAGGCCACGATGAGCCGGTCATCGAGATGAACCAGGCTGCGTATGATTTATTGGCCTGCGAAAAGAAACTGATCATCGTTCCCGGCGCGACACATTTGTTTGAAGAACCGGGCACGTTAGAACAGGTGGCGGAGCATGCAGGGAAATGGTTCCAACAATACCTCTTCCAACTCCAGTAACCGACCTGCATCTCAAAAATCATTCCCTCTGCAGAAGCTGATTAGTCAATGATAGTCAACTCTTCTACGGCCCCTCCGAGTATTTGACATACGCCAATCTGTATCTCAATTTGAGGCCATGCATTTGACATAACAATCAACTTAGGTCAAATTGGCGGGCAACACCAGAGGAATCCATGAATATCAATGAGTTCAAGGCAGGAAAGTACGAAGAACAGTATGAGTACCAGAGTTTTTTGCCTACGCCGATCAACCAAGAATGGATCGTTTCTGATTCCAAGACCCTTACGCTTCTGGAAGAAACGAATCGGCTTCTTGGAGAGCTGAACGCATTCTCTCAGCTCATTCCTGATGTCGACTTCTTCATTCGCATGCATATCACTAAGGAGGCTACAACCTCCAGCCGCATCGAAGGCACGCAAACCAACATTGAAGAGGCGTTGGTAGGCAAGCTCGATGTTGATCCGGAAAAACGCGATGACTGGCAAGAGGTACACAATTATATCGAGGCCGTCAATTTCGCTATCAAACAGTTGAGTCATATTCCTTTATCTAACAGACTCTTGCGTGAGACGCACGCAGTGTTGCTACGCGGAGTGCGAGGTAAACACAAGCAACCAGGAGAATTTCGCACGAGCCAAAACTGGATCGGTGTCAGCCTCAAGCATGCCACGTTTATTCCGCCTCATCATCAGCATGTGCCGAACCTAATGAGCGATCTGGAAAAATTCATACACAACGACCAAATCTATATTCCACACCTGCTCAAGATTGCGCTCATACATTATCAATTTGAGACAATCCACCCGTTCCTAGATGGCAACGGTCGGTTAGGCCGCTTGCTGATCGTACTGTACTTGGTCAGCTTTGGCCTGCTGCATAAGCCAGCTCTGTATCTCTCCGATTTCTTCGAGCGGCACAAGGGGGAGTATTATGATCAGTTGATGGCCGTCCGTACCACCCACAAGCTAGAGGAATGGTTACGATTCTTCTTGCTCGGCATGCGCGAAACCACCGGAATGTCCATCCAAGTATTCAAGGACATTCTCGCACTGAAGGAACGTATTGAGCGCGAGCATCTCCCCACATTCCATGTCCGCCGACAAGCCAACGCACAAGCCCTCATGCGATCACTCTACCGAAACCCGGTGACCACCATTAAAATGGTGACCGACCTCATTCAAGCCCAAACCAACACCGCCGCTGCGCTCATAGACGACTTCGTCAGGCTTGAGATACTGAAAGAGTTGACGGGGCAGAGACGTAATCGGCTTTTCATCTTTGAAGACTACGTACGATTGTTCAAACGATAGCCGGTGCGACGCACCTTTTTGAAGAACAGGGCACGTTGTAACAGGCGGCTAAACTTGCAGGCAAATGGCTTGGACGGCATCTGAAGCTCGCTGAATAGCTGGAAGGCTGAGAAGCTTCTGGTCTGGAAAAGGATAATTCTTCAGGCGGATGCACGTTCCCATTCTCTGGCACGGGCAGTGAAGGCGTCCTTGTATTTGGGTCAATCATGCAGCGTCGCTGAATCAAAATCAGCGCCGTTCGGCCACACCAGGGTTTTTATCTCCATATCAATGACTGCTCGGTTGAACAGATCGAGACTGAGCAGAGGACCAAAAGCTCACCGGCTAATATGGGCTTCAGATCAAAATTTGTTCCGTATTATCGGAAAATTGCACTCGCAGCGTGTAAGGCTCAACAACTTCAGGGGTTCGCGCTTGATAAATCGGATGGCTCATGCGGACTTTAGGCAAACATGGTTGGAACGAACGATTTAAGTTCTTGCAATACGCTTGAGTGCAGAAACCTACATGCTGCTGATGCCGCACGTGGTCCGAAATGGGAGCAATAGTCCTCGAATTACGACTCATCCGCCCGACATCTCCCAGAGGCACATTCGAATGATTCGAATCTGGTCCTTCGCAGGATCGATATCGAATTTCTCGTGATACTCTAGATACTCCGGACAGAATTCGAGATTGCCTGATTTACCATGAAGGAGTCGATTTCTCATATCCAAGAGAAGGCGTGTGCGGATACGGACTCGATCAATCTCCTCGGCATGCCTTTCCACACCCGCCAAAATGCTCTTTCTCATTGAATCCTTTTTACCAAAAAGAGCATCGAGGGCAATGGCATTGTGCAGAAAACCCATCCTACCGATAGGTAGCCATCCGGCAGCAATGTACTCCAATGCGACTTGAATCTTTTGGTTAGCCGCTTGATTCACGAGAAGGCCGGCTATCATTTTCAGCATCGGAAGGTTTACAGCGATTGCGCCCAATCCCTCCGGTAGTTGAGGCGGGCGATACCAGATTGTGCATTTCCCATCCTGCCGAATTGCCACATGCCCTTGGGGCAATCTAGACCGCGTGTGGGTGAAGAAACGTGACATAGGGAAGTCCATCGCCATAGAAAGCGCCCCTAAAAAAGCCTGTTTCACGCTTTCAGCTCGGGCATGGCTTCCCTCAAAAACTCCTAACCAGGCATCAGTGGACCGCACAGGCCATGAAGGGTGTTTCCCATCAAACGGAGGATATTGGTTGCCCAGCAAACTTATCTGGAATCTGTCGAATCGACTAAGGGCCGTATCCAAGTCCGAAGCTCCTGGAACAAGAAATAGTCGGCCTGAAACGATCTCGTCAGAAAGCTGTACTTCTGGGAGAGGCAGGAGATAGGCCATTTTTTGTCTGGAATTATTCAAGCAGGTGTGAAGTTGAAACGACATTATTTCTATGGCGCCATCATTGGCGAGAGCGAGCAATGATTGATCTTCCCCAAGAGCAGAGAATACTTTTTCAGGCCCCAATACGGAAATGCTGTTCCTAGCAAAGTCGGTTAAGAGGCGTGACACTGTTTCTACGGATTGTTCGTCAAAGATAGGGGAATGTTGTCGAATCACGTCAATGGCCGTCTGTTGAAGTGACCTCCGTTTAATGAACAGTGTAAACACGGCGCTTCCGGACAGACCATAGTTGCCTGACTCATGCCACAGGAACTGAATGGTGTCTTCTTTTTCGGATCCAGCCAGTCGAAAAGACGCCAGAAGGCTTTTAGTGATCAGGCTTGTTGAATCCATGGCCTTGTAGCTGATTGAGGTATTACCGGATGAGTAGGTGGCTCATCAAATAAGCTCCCTTGCGCGCAGGAGAAAGGCAGACAGAGTAAATGCGAGCACAAGCTACTTTGACTGGTCGTATTAATCCTCACGTCAGGATTGATCGATGTCTCGTAGGTATCTTGTGTGCCCAGCACCACCGTCGAGCCTCTTTAAACGTGGGGCACTGTTCTGCAGATTGATACAGAGACAGTCGCCAGCTCTCTGAGCCAGAAGGGCGACAATCCACAAGATCAGGCACCTGGCGAAAGCAGGAAGTCGATATCGGCCTTCGTCAGTACACCCTGCCCTGAGCCTCGCACCGCGCCGGCCATGACTGCGTCGTACAACTCGAGCTTCCGTTGCTTCAGAGCCATCATTTTCTCTTCGATGCTGTGTCGCATGAGAATCCGCACGATCGTGACGGTCTGCTGCTGCCCGATGCGATGCGCACGATCCGAGGCCTGACGCTCCACCGCCGGATTCCACCAGGGATCTAGATGAAACACATAACTGGCGCGGGTCAGATTCAGTCCTTGCCCTCCCGCTTTCAGGCTCAAGAGAAAGACATCGGGCTGGTCACCGGTTTGAAAGGCCTTCACGCGGGCTTTGCGTGCAGCCGATGCGGTGGATCCGTCCAATCGGTGATACGGCAATCCATGCTGGATGCATGCTTCCTGCACCAGATCTAAAAAGCTGGTGAACTGAGAAAATACCAAGGCACTGTGCCCTTCCTCCCGTAATACGTTTAATCGTTCCATGAGAAAGCCGAGCTTGGGGGAGCGCTCCTCCGGTTGTTTCGTGAGGAGTCGTGGCGAAAGACAGACCTGCCGAAGCTTGAGGATGGCTGTGAGGGCAATGAACTGCGCCTGTCCGGACGTCTTGCTGCGATAAGCCTCGTCGATCGTTGAGCGGACTTGTTCGACCGTCTGTTGATAGAGCGCCTTTTGGCGATCGGTCAACTCCAGAAACACCTCATGCTCAATTTTCGGAGGTAAGTCCTGAAGAATCTCGGCCTTAGTCCGCCGCAGAACAAAGGGCCTCGTCCGGCGCAACACCCGATCAAGCGCAGGACCCGAGAGGCGTTTCACGTCCGTCTTGAATCGATCGCTTTCGCCCAAGAGCCCAGGCACGCAGAGGTCGATCACGGAAAAATACTCGCCGAGATGATTTTCCAGCGGGGTACCGGTCAGCGCGATCTTGAAACGTCCCTTGAGTCGTCGGACTGCGCCCGTCGTGTCTGCTTGAATGTTCTTCACCGCCTGGGCCTCATCGAAGACGATCACGTGGAACGTCGTCTGCTCCAAGGCATCGATGTCCCGGCGGGCCAGCCCATAGGTCGTGAGCACAATCTCACCGTCTCCGGCCTCGAACGTCCGCTCGCTCCCGCTATACACATGAACCTTGAACTCCGGCGCGAACCGGGCCAACTCTTGCTCCCAATTGAAGAGCAGGCTCGTCGGCACCACGACCAGGTGAGGGCCCTTCACCCCGCGCGCTGCCTCAAGGCATCCTTCTCTGATGGCCGCCAACAGACAGATGGTTTGGATGGTCTTGCCCAGACCCATATCGTCGGCCAAACAGGCGCCGAATCGATGGGCATAGAGAAACGCCAACCAGGCATAGCCGTCATGCTGGTAGGGGCGTAACATCGCGTGAAGTCCATTCGGTAACGGCGGCTTGTCGATCCGCACAAATCCCAGCAAGCCCGCCAGCACAGCCTCATCTTCAGCCGGCAGCGACACGTGGATCCCTTGTTCACGAAGCGCGAGCCAATCAAGGATCTGCAACCGGGGCACCCGTACAACCTGCGTCGAATCCCGATTCGCCTGGGCGTCTCCGGTCAGGTCGAAGATCGCTCGTAGCCGTTCCATGCTTGGGCCGTCCAGGACCCGTAGCCCGCCCTCACTCTCGATGAGGCCGCCCCGCTGCAAGACGGTCCTCCACTCATACTCATCAATGACCATCCCATCACAACGGATCTCCGGCCGGATCTCGAACCAGTCGATTCCGGTCTCCTGTCGATCCTGATGCCCAACGTGGACGGAACAGTCCCACCGAACGGACTTGAGTGGTTTGTTCTCGTACAGGAGCGTGATTCCCGCTGTCGTCAGCTTTTCCAGAAGGGCCGGCAATCGTGGAAACAGCACTCGCAAGTCAATCACCATTGCGGCGTACGAGGACATGCCGCGAAATACTTCCGGGCCGAAGATTTCAAAGAGAACCTGATACAGTGAACCTTCCCGAAACTTGTCGATCGCCTGCAAACCCCACCACCCTGCTTCGATCTGCAACCGCACATCCAGTCTGGCATACACAGCCAAGTGCTGTTTCAGCCATCGGGCGGCCTCTAAGCGAACACTCCGTACCCAATCAGTCTGATCCAACGCCGCCTTGATGCGACCGTCTCGTTCTTTCGCCTCACCGACGCTCAATAAGGCGAAGAACAACTCGTAGAGGACCGCCTTCCGTTTCTGTGTGCGCAACGGCCCAGATACCGCACGCCCCTGCTCCAACGCGTGAATGAAGGAAAAGGTCGACGCGCTTGGAGAACCCCACGCCTCACCCTGCCGACATTGGACCTGAAGCATCCATGCAGTCGTTGATACACCGGACTCGTCGGGGAGCGGCCTGAGGGTCACGCTGTAGACCCGCTCCTCGTCTCCGGATCCACCAGCGGACGAGCGAACCGGCATCTCGTGCCCATCGACAGACAACAATAATAGATCGCGGAGGGTGTTGTCGGCCTGCTTACGGATCAGATCGATCTGAGCGGATTGAAACTCCTCTCGTGAAACGGTGAATTCCAGCGCATGGTGCAGGCCCTGCCATCGCCGATGGTTCTCACTCTCCGGTAAGGTGACCGCACAGAAGGCTTCTTCCAGTCCGCTACGATCAGAAGGGAAATCGAACCGTCGGAAGCCATGACGCAGTGTCTGAAAAGAAGCCCAACCACCTTCATCCTCCAACAGGAGCAAGCGCCGACCGTTCACGTCAACCACGAAGCTACGAAAACGAACAATCCGATCGAGCACCGTACCGTCCGCAAGACAGACCGCGCGAATCCTCACCGCATCACCGGAAAGCGCTATCTCTGTCTTGCTTCGGCACACGACCATCGGAGCCCATTGAAGGACGAGTGAGTCCCGGCCGACTTTGAGCACGAGGGGGAACTGGCGCTTGACCAAGCCAAGGTAGCGCAACAAGGGATCATCCCCGTAGGTCGATGAAAACCAGGACGGATGAAGCAGCGGTCGCAGCTCAGGTGGTAAGGCAGGAGCCCACCCTGCAGACAGTCTCACCCCATTACGGCAGACAGAGAGCTGCGGATAGGGCTGGTTTGCGTCGATCACGATTTCATAGCCCGACTCCCGGGTGTTGCCCTTGCTCACACTCGTCTGAATGGGCTCTCCGAGCAACTCGGTTCGGAGTGTGGCCAGATGGGCTTGTTCCCGATCGGACAATTGGAACGTCTCGGGCACCAGGAGATGTTTGGTGGTGAAACAGGCGCACAGGACATGCTTGCACGGACACTCGAACTCCCAGGCTGGACAGTCGCAAAATGCCGAGAGATACCCGTCATCCAGAGAGAACACGACTTCGTACAAGATGGTGCCCTGCACCTGGGCCGTGAGAGTCGCGCCATCCTTGTTCCAGACATAGTGCTGAAGTCGCTGCTGCCGATAGTAATCATACCCTCGAACCACCGATGTTTTCGGGGCCATCGTATACACGTCATTGGCGGCAAGGGCACGAAATGCTGCAAGCAGCGCCGCTGCGGCAGGTGCTTGAGCGATGGAGCTCACCGTGGCTTCATAAGGCGGGCTATTCGTTTTTCTAAAACGAGACACAGGCTTCTTTCGCATGGGGCGCCACTATAACGGGCGGAAAAGATCCCCATCAAGTCACGAGCCTCCATCATGCATGACGGTTTGTCATGAAAACCGCTGAACCGAGCACCTCGTGAAGCGTCCGAATTCAGAAACGAGCTACGCCTCACCATCCGACAGGCTCACAGCCCTGAGTTTTATCGAAGGGCGAACGACGAACGACGAGCGACGGATATTGTCGCAGCGCCATGTCAGGAGTTGTCGTAGAAGCGTTCATGAACAATGTGGGCTCTTCCTACCCTGCCTAGGTTCGCACCATGGTATGGAGAACGGAGATCATGGGAACTGTGGTGTGTGAGCCGAATCCTCCGTGAACATCCCTTTCACAGCTTCCAACACGGCTCTCGCTGCATCGATTGCCGAGAGTTGCGTCGTATCGATCCTCACTTCCGGGTGAGTCGGCGATTCATAGGAATCTTGTAGCCCCGGAACGGTCGACGATTCGCCACGCTGACCTCGCAAATAGGTCCCCTTGTAATCACGCTGCATCGCGAGTCCCAAGGGACATTCTACTGCGACCTCGATAAACGCAGGGATGAGGCCTCGAGCGAAGTCCCGGTACGCACGCTTGTTCGCCGTGGCATCGAAGATGACGGTGACACCATGCGCAACCAACCTCGCACCCATGAAGGCCAAGGCGCGGTAGAAGAGATCCCGTTCGGCCTGCGAATAGGTCGGTGTCGGCGTAAGAATGCGTCTGACTGCATCGGACTCGAGGACTTCGACGGACAACGTCAACTGCTCAAGCTGAGGCCGAAGCGCGGCTGTAATGGTGCTCTTGCCCGACGCGGGCAGACCCGTAAGCCAGATAGCAAAAGCTTGCGATCGATTCATAAATATTGCTTGGCTCACAGCAAACAGCTGTCAGCGTTCGGCGTCTGCGAGGGGCAAGTCCTCGCAGAACTCCTTCTTTCAACTGTACGCTGAAAGCCGATCGGTGTGTGCACATCACACACCGCAATACGCATTCACCCGCCCTGGATCGAAGCGCGGCACGTCGAGTACGTTTTCAATGAAACGAAAGAGACGACGCCGAGTGTCGATCGATAGATTGGGATACCAGAGCGGACTGGCCACGACCAAGCCGCGAAAGGCAAAGAACGGTGCGGCCGTTTCCGTCACTTCCTTGTCGCCGCTCGCTTCGATATAGGTCTCCCAAAACAAACGGAAAAGGACCTCGAACGGCCCCTCCAGCTTTCCACGACTGATCAGTGAGTTGAGTAGATAATTGATCGTCATCGCGGTGATGTCGTCAGCCGGCTCGCCCCATTCTCCTCGTGACCGATCCAACACCGCGAAATCCATCCCGCTACGGAACAGCACATTATACGGATGGAAGTCCCCGTGAACCTGTGCAAGTCGATGGGCCTTGTCACGGAGACGCCACCGCCACCGGTTGCAGGCTTCCTCTACCGTTCGCAACAGATCGCCGGTGATAAAGCCGTAGCGTGCGGGATAGCTGTCGGTCAATCCCATGATGCATTCGCCGTGACCGATCAATTCACGCAGCCGACGCTTGTAGAGATCCGCGTCTCGATGCTTTTGGGAATGGATCTGTGCCAGGTAACAGGCCAGCGTGCCCGTACGTTGTCGATCCAGCTTGCGGAGCGCCCCACCTTTCATCAATCGCTCAAGATCCGCATGATAGCTTGCGCCGGCGGTCCATTCGTTCAGCACGAAGAATTCCTGAGCTTCGGCAAGAGAACAAAGCCCCTGCTTGGCATCGAACGCACCGACATCCAGCGCCTTCACATGGCGTGGAAGCCGCCCATAGGAATCATAGTCCCACAGCATCGCCTGAGCACGATCAGCCATATGCTCATGCCCGAACGGACCGGGCTTCATCGTTTCAAGCACGACAGATTGAACTCGACGTCCGACTTGGAACGTCACTTTAACCGGCGTGCCGTACCCATACCGCTTCTGGGCTCCCTTGGAACTCTCCTTACCGATAACGCCATAAGACAGTAGCTCGACGTCTGGGCCAAAACGATTCCGCAGATACTGCACCAGCGATTGTTTGCTCAATGTTGGCATACCGCAAGACCTCGCAAGTCATGTTCCAGAACCACACTGCAACATACCTGATTGAAGGACGGGCGGAGAGCGAGAACTGTCGCATTGAGCGCCACCTGTCAGAGCGGTACTGTAGACAAATACCCCATATCAGAATCGGCTGTAATAACTCGGATCATGAAACATCCACCCGTTGCGACTGACCGATACCCTTGAGCCCTTGTCACGTCGGCATATCGTTTGCGACCGCTGATTCTCAAGAGGACGTGAACTACTCCGATGTGGAGGCTCTCATGGAGCTGGAAATTCATAGCCGCAATGTCGCCATGACCCCTCGCTGGAAGACCGAGATTGAATCCCGCATGAAAGACCTCCGGCACGGGCATGATGATGTGATTCATAGTCGAGTCACCTTGATCAAGAATCGGCACCACAAGAAACTTGTGAACGTGGCGGAAGCGCTCATTGTAGTCACGCTGTCCGGGCGTCATACCCTGACGGCTCGCAAGGAAGACAAGACCTTCGAGGAAGCCATCAGGTCCGCATTTCATGCCATTGATATCGAACTCTGCAAATATCGGGGGAAACGTGCTCAGACCGAGGTACGCCTGCCTCCCATGCCGCCCCATCAGGGTGTCGTATCGAAGCTGTTCCCGAATGAGCGCTACGGCTTTATCCTCAGGGAGGGAGGCGGCGAGGTCTATTTCCACGCGAATGCCCTGCAAGGACTCACCTTTGAGCAACTGGAAGACGGGACCGACGTTGTATTCGGTCTCGAGGAGGGCGACAAAGGCCCGCACGCAACGGTTGTCGCGATCCCGCAACCGGTAGCGGTAAAGGTGTCCTAGGATGAACATCGAGAAATTTAAGATCCCCGTCTCAATGTTGGCTCCAACGATCGATCCCGGTCGGCTCGGTTTCGAGGATACGGGCGAACTCGAGCCTCTTACTGAGATCATTGGACAAGAGCGGGCCGTGGAGGCGTTGGAATTCGGGCTCAATATGAAGAGTCCTGGATTCAATCTCTACGTCTCCGGCCCTGTCGGTACAGGAAAGGCGACGGTCATTCGACAGATGGTCAAGCGTATGGCGCAAGCAGCCCCCGCTCCGTCCGACTGGTGTTACGTGAATAATTTCCAAGACTCCTCTCGACCAACCTGTCTCGCGCTGCCTGCCGGACAGGGCGCATCGTTCAAGCGAGAAATGTCCGGATTTATCGAGGGACTGCGACGCGACATCCCCTTGGCATTCGAGAGCAAGAAATATCTCGATGCCAAGGCCAAACTGCATGACGACATCGATGCCAAGAAAAAGGCGCTCTTTCATGAATTAACAGAACACAGCCGGACACAGGGATTCGGCTTTGAGGAAACCTCGGTCGGTTTCGGGATTGCACCGCTCAAAGAAGGCCGTCCCATGAGGGAGGCCGACATGGAGGCGATGACCGAGGAAGAACAGCGGGATCTGAACGAACGACGCAAGATCTTGGAAGGGGAAATCCGAGAATTCCATATCCGCATCCACGGTCTTGAGAAGGAAGCCGAGCATCAACAACGCCATCTGGACCGCCAACTGGCCACCAATGTCTTGGAAGGTCGTTACGAAACCATGCGCCGGACGTATCAAGATATGGCGGCCATCACCACATTTTTGGAACATGTTCGAGACGACATTGTGCATCACTACAAAGATTTTCTGCCGCGGGAAGGTCCTGCCATCGCCATACCCGGTTTGGAATTCAAGCGACCCGACATGTCGCGCTTCCTGGTTAATCTGATCGTGCAACATGACCCGTCGGAAGGGGCTCCTGTCATCGATGAGACCCACCCGACCTATACCAATCTCATCGGCAAGATTGAACGACGGGCACACATGGGCGTCATGTATACCGACTTCACGGAAATCCGTGCAGGAGCTGTGCTGCAAGCCAACGGCGGCTACCTGATCGTGAATGCCTTGGACATGCTGCGCCAGCCGTTTTCGTGGGATGCGCTCAAGCGGGGGATCAAGACCGGCGAGGTGAAGATCGAGGATCCGGGTGAATTCTACGGATTCTCCACGGCAGGACTGAGACCGGAACCGATCCCCGTGACGGTGAAGGTCATCATGGTTGGGCCGCCCATGCTGTACCACCTCCTGCAAGACTACGAAGAAGACTTCGGGAAGCTGTTCAAGGTGAAAGCGGATTTCGACACCGAAGTCGTTCGCAGTGAACGACAGGACCGACAATATGCCCGGTTCATTGCAAGGCTCTGTCGAGAAGAAGGACTGCCTCACTTCAGAGCGGATGCCGTCGCGGAAATCCTCCGGCAGGGACTCCGCTTCGCGGATCGCCGTGATCGACTGTCACTCCGGCTCAGTCTCATCAGCGACCTCATCCGTGAGGCAGGATATTGGGCAAGAAAAGAAGGCCATTCGTTTGTGACGCGAGCAGACGTCGATGCCGCCGTCACCCATAAACGTCATCGCTCGAATTTGGCGGAACATTGGATCCAAGATGAGATTAAAGAAGGTACGTTGATGATCAATCTCGACGGTGACGTGGTCGGTCAGGTCAACGGTCTGTCGGTCCATGAGCTTGGCGACTACGCGTTCGGCCGTCCCACTCGGATTACTGCTCGCACCTATATCGGCACCAAAGGCGTGAT
This portion of the Nitrospira sp. genome encodes:
- a CDS encoding adenylyl-sulfate kinase — its product is MNRSQAFAIWLTGLPASGKSTITAALRPQLEQLTLSVEVLESDAVRRILTPTPTYSQAERDLFYRALAFMGARLVAHGVTVIFDATANKRAYRDFARGLIPAFIEVAVECPLGLAMQRDYKGTYLRGQRGESSTVPGLQDSYESPTHPEVRIDTTQLSAIDAARAVLEAVKGMFTEDSAHTPQFP
- a CDS encoding Fic family protein, producing MNINEFKAGKYEEQYEYQSFLPTPINQEWIVSDSKTLTLLEETNRLLGELNAFSQLIPDVDFFIRMHITKEATTSSRIEGTQTNIEEALVGKLDVDPEKRDDWQEVHNYIEAVNFAIKQLSHIPLSNRLLRETHAVLLRGVRGKHKQPGEFRTSQNWIGVSLKHATFIPPHHQHVPNLMSDLEKFIHNDQIYIPHLLKIALIHYQFETIHPFLDGNGRLGRLLIVLYLVSFGLLHKPALYLSDFFERHKGEYYDQLMAVRTTHKLEEWLRFFLLGMRETTGMSIQVFKDILALKERIEREHLPTFHVRRQANAQALMRSLYRNPVTTIKMVTDLIQAQTNTAAALIDDFVRLEILKELTGQRRNRLFIFEDYVRLFKR
- a CDS encoding alpha/beta fold hydrolase, whose translation is MTAQHEHGMRIKEGRTTLEGILGLPPGPRGLVIFAHGSGSGRLSPRNNFVARHLQQDGFATLLLDLLTEEEADDPRKVFDIDLLAVRLLLAKNWVETEERTRSLTIGYFGASTGAGAALQAAAREPAHIKAIVSRGGRPDLAEPYLPSVTASTLLIVGGHDEPVIEMNQAAYDLLACEKKLIIVPGATHLFEEPGTLEQVAEHAGKWFQQYLFQLQ
- a CDS encoding HPF/RaiA family ribosome-associated protein; protein product: MELEIHSRNVAMTPRWKTEIESRMKDLRHGHDDVIHSRVTLIKNRHHKKLVNVAEALIVVTLSGRHTLTARKEDKTFEEAIRSAFHAIDIELCKYRGKRAQTEVRLPPMPPHQGVVSKLFPNERYGFILREGGGEVYFHANALQGLTFEQLEDGTDVVFGLEEGDKGPHATVVAIPQPVAVKVS
- a CDS encoding AAA family ATPase, yielding MNIEKFKIPVSMLAPTIDPGRLGFEDTGELEPLTEIIGQERAVEALEFGLNMKSPGFNLYVSGPVGTGKATVIRQMVKRMAQAAPAPSDWCYVNNFQDSSRPTCLALPAGQGASFKREMSGFIEGLRRDIPLAFESKKYLDAKAKLHDDIDAKKKALFHELTEHSRTQGFGFEETSVGFGIAPLKEGRPMREADMEAMTEEEQRDLNERRKILEGEIREFHIRIHGLEKEAEHQQRHLDRQLATNVLEGRYETMRRTYQDMAAITTFLEHVRDDIVHHYKDFLPREGPAIAIPGLEFKRPDMSRFLVNLIVQHDPSEGAPVIDETHPTYTNLIGKIERRAHMGVMYTDFTEIRAGAVLQANGGYLIVNALDMLRQPFSWDALKRGIKTGEVKIEDPGEFYGFSTAGLRPEPIPVTVKVIMVGPPMLYHLLQDYEEDFGKLFKVKADFDTEVVRSERQDRQYARFIARLCREEGLPHFRADAVAEILRQGLRFADRRDRLSLRLSLISDLIREAGYWARKEGHSFVTRADVDAAVTHKRHRSNLAEHWIQDEIKEGTLMINLDGDVVGQVNGLSVHELGDYAFGRPTRITARTYIGTKGVIDIQREAELAGMIHSKGVLTLAGYLAGKFSGSHPFAMSASLTFEQTYSEVEGDSAAVAELIAILSSLADLPIHQWLAVTGSVNQLGEIQPIGGVNEKIEGFFESCSRKGLSGTQGVIIPARNTKHLALRRDVVEAVESGHFAVYAVNTIEEALELLTGIAAGERGLDGAYPSDSVFGRAALRLAEMAQAVAEWGEGEEKPGGHIITEP
- a CDS encoding DEAD/DEAH box helicase; this encodes MRKKPVSRFRKTNSPPYEATVSSIAQAPAAAALLAAFRALAANDVYTMAPKTSVVRGYDYYRQQRLQHYVWNKDGATLTAQVQGTILYEVVFSLDDGYLSAFCDCPAWEFECPCKHVLCACFTTKHLLVPETFQLSDREQAHLATLRTELLGEPIQTSVSKGNTRESGYEIVIDANQPYPQLSVCRNGVRLSAGWAPALPPELRPLLHPSWFSSTYGDDPLLRYLGLVKRQFPLVLKVGRDSLVLQWAPMVVCRSKTEIALSGDAVRIRAVCLADGTVLDRIVRFRSFVVDVNGRRLLLLEDEGGWASFQTLRHGFRRFDFPSDRSGLEEAFCAVTLPESENHRRWQGLHHALEFTVSREEFQSAQIDLIRKQADNTLRDLLLLSVDGHEMPVRSSAGGSGDEERVYSVTLRPLPDESGVSTTAWMLQVQCRQGEAWGSPSASTFSFIHALEQGRAVSGPLRTQKRKAVLYELFFALLSVGEAKERDGRIKAALDQTDWVRSVRLEAARWLKQHLAVYARLDVRLQIEAGWWGLQAIDKFREGSLYQVLFEIFGPEVFRGMSSYAAMVIDLRVLFPRLPALLEKLTTAGITLLYENKPLKSVRWDCSVHVGHQDRQETGIDWFEIRPEIRCDGMVIDEYEWRTVLQRGGLIESEGGLRVLDGPSMERLRAIFDLTGDAQANRDSTQVVRVPRLQILDWLALREQGIHVSLPAEDEAVLAGLLGFVRIDKPPLPNGLHAMLRPYQHDGYAWLAFLYAHRFGACLADDMGLGKTIQTICLLAAIREGCLEAARGVKGPHLVVVPTSLLFNWEQELARFAPEFKVHVYSGSERTFEAGDGEIVLTTYGLARRDIDALEQTTFHVIVFDEAQAVKNIQADTTGAVRRLKGRFKIALTGTPLENHLGEYFSVIDLCVPGLLGESDRFKTDVKRLSGPALDRVLRRTRPFVLRRTKAEILQDLPPKIEHEVFLELTDRQKALYQQTVEQVRSTIDEAYRSKTSGQAQFIALTAILKLRQVCLSPRLLTKQPEERSPKLGFLMERLNVLREEGHSALVFSQFTSFLDLVQEACIQHGLPYHRLDGSTASAARKARVKAFQTGDQPDVFLLSLKAGGQGLNLTRASYVFHLDPWWNPAVERQASDRAHRIGQQQTVTIVRILMRHSIEEKMMALKQRKLELYDAVMAGAVRGSGQGVLTKADIDFLLSPGA
- a CDS encoding phosphotransferase — translated: MPTLSKQSLVQYLRNRFGPDVELLSYGVIGKESSKGAQKRYGYGTPVKVTFQVGRRVQSVVLETMKPGPFGHEHMADRAQAMLWDYDSYGRLPRHVKALDVGAFDAKQGLCSLAEAQEFFVLNEWTAGASYHADLERLMKGGALRKLDRQRTGTLACYLAQIHSQKHRDADLYKRRLRELIGHGECIMGLTDSYPARYGFITGDLLRTVEEACNRWRWRLRDKAHRLAQVHGDFHPYNVLFRSGMDFAVLDRSRGEWGEPADDITAMTINYLLNSLISRGKLEGPFEVLFRLFWETYIEASGDKEVTETAAPFFAFRGLVVASPLWYPNLSIDTRRRLFRFIENVLDVPRFDPGRVNAYCGV